ACAAGAAGCGTTCTTCCGGGCAAAAAGGCAGTCTTCTTAATTCTCAGATCCCATCCTCTTCCATGTCAACCTCATTTAGAGGACCGTGTGCTCAACAAGGTTTGCCCGTAAAGGTCTGAATTTGTGTGAGATCCTACATTTTCTCTCACGGAAGATCTCTCCTTTTTGAAAATAAGTTTGATTCTCAGTATCAAATAAAAAGAATTGTCACAGTATTGTCAGGAGATACGCAATGAATTTAGCCACTTTACTTCGAGAAGGAACCTCCGAGGAACACAGATCCGCCGAAAGTTCGGCATTCATCCGTTGTTTTATGAAAGGAATTTTAGAAAGAGGAACCTATTCAAGACATCTGGAAGCCTTCTACTTTGTTTACGAAGCCTTAGAAAGAGAATTAGAGCTTTCTTCCAAGGATCCGGTGCTTGGATCGATCTATTTCCCCGAACTCAATCGGAGAGACGCCATTCTCAAAGACCTTCAGTATTTTTTTGGATCTTGGAACCCGGCGGAGCACAAGCCGACGCCTGCTACGCAGGTTTACGTAGATAGAATCCGGAAGATTTCAGGGACACAGCCTACCCTCCTTGTCGCCCATTCTTACGTGCGCTATTTGGGAGATCTTTCCGGAGGGCAAATTCTAAAAAAAGTCGCGGCCCGCGCACTTTCCCTTCCGCAAGGAGAAGGAATTTCCTTTTACGAGTTTCCGCAGATCACGGATATCAACGGGTTTAAACAAAATTACAG
The sequence above is a segment of the Leptospira stimsonii genome. Coding sequences within it:
- a CDS encoding heme oxygenase (biliverdin-producing) gives rise to the protein MNLATLLREGTSEEHRSAESSAFIRCFMKGILERGTYSRHLEAFYFVYEALERELELSSKDPVLGSIYFPELNRRDAILKDLQYFFGSWNPAEHKPTPATQVYVDRIRKISGTQPTLLVAHSYVRYLGDLSGGQILKKVAARALSLPQGEGISFYEFPQITDINGFKQNYRAALDALSVEDSEKQDILSESKQVFLLNQGIFSELEKDLIAAIGKETYDSVLSKG